One Candidatus Nitrososphaera evergladensis SR1 genomic window, GCGGCCAGACCATAGACTCTATCATAGAAAGGATTGCAGGAGGCATCGAAGCATTGGCAGCAGCAAAGTTCTTTGTCCTTGTGCTGGACGAGTTTGACGTTTTGCTGCATGACAAACGCGGCAGGGCGTCTGACTTTGTCTACAAGCTTTTGGCGGTGCAGCAAAAGCTCCGGGAGGAAAAAGGGTGCATGGTGTGCGTTATTGCCATTTCAAACAACGTGATGGCGGCAGAAGAGATGGACGACAGGGTGAGGTCGAGGATAGGGTCGTGCCCGGAGGTGTTTTTTGACGCGTACCAGAAGGAGGAGGTTGTTGCGATATTGAAGGACAGGGCGGCAAGGGCCTTTGTACAGCCTGTTGGTGATGAAGTGATAGAGTACTGCGCCGAGAAGAGCTCGCAGGAGCATGGCGACGCAAGGAGGGCCATTGACCTGTTGAGGATGGCGGCCGAGATTGCCGGGGCGGAAGGCGGCAAGAATGTTTCAAAATTACATATAGACATGGCCGAGGAGCGGCTGCAGAAGGACAGGGTTGAAAGGGCGCTTTCTCAGGCGTCCTACCACCAGAAGGTTGCGGCCGGCGCGCTTGTGAGGATAACGTACCTGACGCAGGACGCCGGCGAAAGCTGGTATTCTACGTCGACGCTCTACAGGCAGTACTGCATGTCGATCAGGAAAACTGTCAGGCCGCTTTCGTACAGGCGGGTTGCAGAGCTGTTCTCGGAGCTGGAAAGCGCGGGGCTTGCGGTTTCAAGGACAGGCTCGAAAGGAAGGCACGGGTACGGGCGGGAGTACAAGCTAACCCTGCCGCCGGAGGTCGTCGGCAGCAAGTGCCTGCCGGACTGGTGGAAGATACTGGTGGAGCAGAAGAAAAAGCACGAGGAGAGGATGGAGAAGTACAAGGAAGAGGCAAACAAGTCGGATATGCCGGAGCCGATGAGGCGGTGTATGCGCGACGCGGAGAAGCTGGACAAGGAGAGCTGGGCTGCCTTTGTAGGACTCTAAACTTCTTTAAATCGCTTGCCGACAATTCAGATAACAAGAGCGAATCACATATCCCGGACCATCCTTATAGCCTACCTCTCTAATTGACTTGTTCGTGTTAGATGCATTCGAATTCAAAGGTGCGTGGTGGCTGCCAGACCATCCTGATAAGAAAATTCCAGGCGTTTTGAAATTTCATCAGAGTGAAGGTGCTATACTCGATCTGATCGGCTCCTTCAGGACTGTCAATGATAACAAGACATCCTTTGAAACAGTTTATGGTGTAAATACAGACGGTAAATCAATAACGCTCTTCAAGGTTCTTGAAAGTAACTTAAAATTCAATGGTGCTTATTTCTCAAAATATATCTCGACCTTTATTTTTGAGGGAGGTCACTTTCCGAAGTATGATGACATCATGCTAAAGAGCATGTCGGTCAGTTATTCTTACTTGGATGAATGGATTGAAATTAGTAGATTACATTTGGACGACATTAATGCTAAATCATACACGTTTACTTATACGTCCCCTCCGCCCGTTCAATTGGGTAGTTACAATGGATTCGACGTTGAAGTAGTTTCGAGTGCCAGATCCGATTTTACTCTCTTGGGACAGAGGGATTTTTCCCTCAAACAATCGTTATTTATTAAAATCAATTCCACGAAAGAATGACCCTTCCACGACTTCTTTTCCTTCAAGAATGAAATACAAAATTTCTTAAGCCTTGGGGTTCGCGAATCTTCGCGCACATTATCTATTGTTTGTTACCCAAATATTGGTGCGCAGGAAGCATCTGAAGGACGGGCCCCTATCGATAAGGAAGTTAAGATATTCTATAGGGTGGCACATGGAACGGTGGGTAAGCAATTTCATCCATCCCACATGTTATTCAGCTATAGAGATATTGGAGAGCAATCAAGGACATATCTGGAGAATTGGTTCAAGAAGAAGGAAACTCTGAAGCCACTATTTGATTTGTATTTTGGTGTGCTTCACAATAAACAAACATATCTTGACCATAAACTTCTGAGTTTGGTGCAGGCACTTGAGTCCTATCATAGAAGAGTATTCAAGACAACAGAAACATCCAAGGAAGAGCATGAGGCCCGTCTGCAAGAGATTTTTGACGCCACTCCAGAGAAGCATAGATCATGGTTGCAAAGAAAACTGAAACACAGCAACGAACTATCTTTGCAGAATAGATTGATTGAATTGGTGGATGTATATAAAGAACTTCTCTGTAACTTCATTCAGAAGCCGGGTGAGTTTACTCAGCAAATTGCAGATAATAGAAATTACCTCACCCACTATGACCCAAGACTGACATCAAGAGCTATACGCGACAGCGAGCTTTACGCGGTAACAGAGAAGTTGAAAGTATTGGTTGAACTTTTCTTATTAAGAGAATTAGGTGTTGATGATGCAAGCATAAAAAAGATCATAGAGAAGAGAATTCGGAACATCTTGGAATTGCTGAATGGGCCAGATAGCTTCTAGTACAGAATTCTGATGTTACATGTATGAACATGTTATAACATACCCCCTCTCCCCAGGGTGCTAGCTGAGTTATAGGCAAAGCATCAGGTTCAGCTCTATGCTCAACCGCAACCAAACCCTGCAATATTTCTGCTCCAAATGCAATTCGTTGCTAAGATGTACAACGGCAAATGTCGATCCTAGTAAAATTATCGAACCTTGTCCCAATTGTGGAAACTCGCTGGCCGAGAGCTTGGAGATCCGCCGACCCAAGCAAAAAGATGATGAAGTATTGTTGCCAGAATTCCAGATTGCGCAAGCAGTTCCAGCCCTCACTTTTGACCTAAAACAGATAGATGCTTTTTTTCTAGGGTCAAGGATAGGCGATATCCTCTGCATCGTGGGTTCAAGAGAAACCTTGCTTGCCAGCAGGCTGTCTGTACGAGCCCTGCTTCCAAAGAGACTGGGCGGCCTAGAGTCGCACGTTTTGTTCATCGACGGCGGAAACAATTCTGACATCTACCAGTGCGTGAATTTTGCTAGGCAGTACGGCCTAGACATCAAAAAAGTCCTTGAAGGAATAGTAGTCAGCAGGACTTTTACCATCCACCAGCTAGCATGGCTTGTCATTCACGAGCTACCAAAAGCCATAGAGCGGTTTGGTTCCAAGCTTGTCATCATTTCTGGCATCCTGACCCTGTTTACTCAAGATCCACAGGTGGATCAAAAGGAGGCAAGGCGGTTGCTGCGGGAAATG contains:
- a CDS encoding Cdc6/Cdc18 family protein; translated protein: MVSAQDIERMAAQAEQENSLFAAKGALDTFSSSSKTQAIGREAEAGQLVKALAGGQKQGYVSPFVFVYGRSGSGKSTVVQFVCEHLPRLLAFRLVNLRRVRTVYGCACLILEELGGDPKGGQTIDSIIERIAGGIEALAAAKFFVLVLDEFDVLLHDKRGRASDFVYKLLAVQQKLREEKGCMVCVIAISNNVMAAEEMDDRVRSRIGSCPEVFFDAYQKEEVVAILKDRAARAFVQPVGDEVIEYCAEKSSQEHGDARRAIDLLRMAAEIAGAEGGKNVSKLHIDMAEERLQKDRVERALSQASYHQKVAAGALVRITYLTQDAGESWYSTSTLYRQYCMSIRKTVRPLSYRRVAELFSELESAGLAVSRTGSKGRHGYGREYKLTLPPEVVGSKCLPDWWKILVEQKKKHEERMEKYKEEANKSDMPEPMRRCMRDAEKLDKESWAAFVGL
- a CDS encoding HEPN domain-containing protein, whose protein sequence is MGKQFHPSHMLFSYRDIGEQSRTYLENWFKKKETLKPLFDLYFGVLHNKQTYLDHKLLSLVQALESYHRRVFKTTETSKEEHEARLQEIFDATPEKHRSWLQRKLKHSNELSLQNRLIELVDVYKELLCNFIQKPGEFTQQIADNRNYLTHYDPRLTSRAIRDSELYAVTEKLKVLVELFLLRELGVDDASIKKIIEKRIRNILELLNGPDSF